The following proteins are encoded in a genomic region of Nymphalis io chromosome 8, ilAglIoxx1.1, whole genome shotgun sequence:
- the LOC126769971 gene encoding dnaJ homolog subfamily C member 16: MLWKCKSWKGRWLCVLLMVIVLPILVAQKIGDPYKILGIHRRASLPEIRKAYRQLAKEWHPDKNEDPNAESRFVEIKQAYELLSDTERRQAYDLYGITNEDDHMYKQRHDYSQYARFSNDPFDYFSTHFRTQDQDITLFHKLSITARHFENNILEKSVHTPALVLFYTDWCFDCVRSATAWRRLVEALQPLGVTLATVHAGHEANLARRIGVHGVPCLTLILDKQVYIYKESLSSLPKILDFIRWKFPYKQISHLTDRNVDMFVSDFEDNKVKALIFEERQVIRLRYLITAFHYRDRVSFAFVDISAQNTQKVKARYKIQRSMDTMVLLKEDSEEPAATVSTTEIPSQTLRQLIEANQMLTLPRLSSQSVLDAVCPVEWRAARRRLCGVLVCGARAPAALAPLRALARRAPERLNYAYVYAHAQPDFVGALANGSGIDISSLEHRIVVIWRREATRIQYEWLNETWPTCSQCRPDELEEGAARGEEAVRYHERLNETKRALEQLVKRLLKPNEVVAYETRVKELVDEAVKGPLWRAVWRLCEWAERALSALRTQHALSALSVLATVALVLAAGYFMAYLIRVEEESVQRQKEERRRQNGTKRNNNEQQPEMRLHELRAEKYNGLVRLLKPGCRTIVLLVDGQSRVQLLSKFHKIVWPYRKNKTLLFAYLCVDRHVEWFRRVLQLSLGGGELRVNARNCVGTVLALNPHRKYFCIYHAKHPECAKPHKRMSRMTVSLGGRAADPEAGAFIGFTTDPDSSDDDRYDPPLLLQENLLDGLGNWLDRLFEGSTHRYYVNYWPDMTTK; this comes from the exons ATGCTATGGAAATGCAAGAGTTGGAAGGGACGATGGCTGTGTGTGCTGCTGATGGTGATAGTGCTACCGATATTAGTTGCACAAAAGATCGGTGACCCTTATAAGATTCTCGGCATTCATCGAAGGGCAAGTCTTCCTGAGATACGCAAAGCGTACAGGCAATTAGCTAAAGAATG GCATCCTGATAAAAATGAAGATCCAAATGCTGAGTCTCGATTTGTTGAGATTAAGCAAGCATATGAGCTGCTATCAGACACAGAAAGACGACAGGCTTACGACTTGTACGGGATAACCAACGAAGATGACCACATGTACAAACAGAGACATGATTATAGTCAATATGCTAGATTTAG CAATGACCCATTCGACTATTTCAGCACACACTTCAGAACCCAGGACCAAGACATAACCTTGTTCCACAAGTTGTCTATTACAGCAAG GCATTTCGAAAACAATATCTTAGAGAAGAGTGTTCACACACCTGCACTTGTTTTATTCTATACTGACTGGTGCTTTGACTGTGTTCGGTCAGCGACTGCTTGGAGACGACTTGTTGAAGCACTACAGCCGTTAGGGGTCACTCTAGCCACTGTCCATGCGGGTCACGAAGCTAACTTGGCCAGGCGGATAGGTGTCCACGGAGTCCCATGTCTAACTTTGATACTTGACAAACAAGTGTACATATATAAGGAAAGCTTGTCTTCGTTGCCTAAGATATTGG ATTTCATTCGTTGGAAATTCCCATACAAACAGATAAGTCACCTGACCGATCGAAACGTGGACATGTTCGTGAGCGACTTTGAAGACAACAAGGTGAAGGCTCTGATATTCGAGGAGCGGCAAGTCATCCGCCTCCGATACTTGATCACCGCTTTCCATTACCGTGATCGTGTTTCATTCGC TTTCGTGGATATATCCGCCCAAAATACCCAAAAAGTCAAAGCCCGGTACAAGATCCAGCGCAGCATGGACACTATGGTGCTGCTCAAGGAGGACAGCGAGGAGCCCGCCGCCACCGTCAGCACCACCGAGATCCCCTCGCAGACGCTGCGACAGCTGATAGAGGCCAATCAGATGCTCACCCTGCCGAGATTATCTTCCCAG AGCGTGCTGGACGCGGTGTGCCCGGTGGAGtggcgcgcggcgcggcggcggctGTGCGGCGTGCTGGTGTgcggcgcgcgcgcgcccgccgcgctGGCGCCGCTGCGCGCGCTGGCCCGCCGCGCGCCCGAGCGCCTCAACTACGCCTACGTGTACGCGCACGCGCAGCCAGACTTCGTCGGCGCGCTCGCCAACGGCTCCG GCATCGACATATCATCACTCGAACATCGTATCGTGGTGATCTGGCGTCGCGAGGCGACTCGCATCCAGTACGAGTGGCTCAACGAGACGTGGCCCACGTGCAGCCAGTGTCGACCCGACGAGCTGGAGGAGGGCGCCGCCCGGGGGGAGGAGGCCGTGAGATACCACGAGAGACTGAACGAGACGAAGAGGGCCCTGGAGCAGCTCGTGAAGAGACTGCTCAAACCCAATGAGGTGGTGGCGTATGAAACTCGCGTTAAG GAACTGGTGGACGAAGCGGTGAAGGGCCCGCTGTGGCGCGCCGTGTGGCGCCTGTGCGAGTGGGCCGAGCGAGCGCTGTCGGCGCTGCGCACGCAGCACGCGCTGTCCGCGCTGTCCGTGCTGGCCACCGTGGCGCTCGTGCTGGCCGCCGGCTACTTCATGGCCTACCTCAT ACGAGTAGAAGAGGAATCGGTCCAACGCCAGAAAGAGGAAAGGCGTCGGCAGAACGGCACGAAACGAAACAACAATGAGCAGCAGCCTGAGATGCGATTGCACGAGCTACGAGCCGAGAAGTATAACGGACTAGTCAG GTTGCTTAAGCCAGGTTGTCGGACTATTGTCCTGCTGGTCGACGGGCAGAGCCGAGTGCAGCTGTTGTCTAAATTCCACAAGATCGTTTGGCCTTATCGAAA GAACAAGACGCTGCTGTTCGCGTACCTGTGCGTGGACCGGCACGTGGAGTGGTTCCGGCGCGTGCTGCAGCTGTCGCTGGGCGGCGGGGAGCTGCGCGTCAACGCGCGCAACTGCGTCGGCACCGTGCTGGCGCTCAACCCGCACCGCAAGTACTTCTGCATCTACCACGCCAAGCACCCCGAGTGTGCCAAGCCGCACAAG CGCATGAGCCGCATGACGGTGTCGCTGGGCGGGCGCGCCGCGGACCCGGAGGCGGGCGCCTTCATCGGGTTCACCACCGACCCGGACTCCTCCGACGACGACCGCTACGACCCACCGTTGTTGCTGCAAG aaaaccTTTTGGATGGTCTCGGAAATTGGCTGGACCGCCTGTTCGAAGGGAGCACCCACCGATACTACGTCAACTACTGGCCAGATATGACGACCAAgtga